One Clostridium sp. CM027 genomic window carries:
- a CDS encoding acetyl-CoA carboxylase carboxyltransferase subunit alpha, whose translation MVTLPFEKHMYELKSKIDELKNLAIDQNMDLEKEIRQMEIKLYNMKKEAYKNLTAWDKVSIARLVERPTALDYINLIFDSFMELHGDRYYGDDSAIVGGIAEFNGIPITVIAQQKGNNTKENIKRNFGMPNPEGYRKVLRLMKQAEKFKRPIICLVDTPGAYCGLGAEERGQGEAIARNLMEMATLKTPVISIVIGEGGSGGALAMAVADEVWMLEHAIYSILSPEGFASILYKDASLAKEAATAMKITAQDLIDFGIIDRIIKEPLGGAHTNLDEMAASIKRNLEESIVRLMREPIESLLTKRYYKFRKIGKVVE comes from the coding sequence ATGGTAACTTTACCTTTTGAAAAGCACATGTATGAACTTAAAAGTAAAATAGATGAACTAAAGAATTTAGCAATAGATCAAAATATGGATTTAGAAAAAGAAATAAGACAGATGGAAATTAAGCTCTACAATATGAAAAAGGAAGCCTATAAAAACTTAACTGCCTGGGATAAAGTAAGTATTGCGAGGCTTGTGGAACGTCCTACTGCTCTTGATTATATAAATCTGATTTTTGATTCCTTTATGGAGCTACATGGTGATAGGTATTATGGAGATGATTCTGCTATTGTAGGTGGAATAGCAGAGTTTAATGGTATTCCTATAACTGTTATAGCCCAGCAAAAGGGAAATAACACCAAGGAAAACATAAAGAGAAACTTTGGTATGCCAAATCCAGAGGGGTATAGAAAAGTTTTAAGACTTATGAAACAGGCAGAAAAATTTAAAAGGCCTATTATTTGTCTTGTAGATACTCCGGGAGCATATTGTGGACTAGGTGCAGAAGAAAGAGGTCAAGGTGAGGCAATTGCTAGAAATCTTATGGAAATGGCAACATTAAAAACACCAGTAATTTCAATAGTTATAGGAGAAGGCGGAAGTGGTGGAGCTTTAGCTATGGCGGTAGCAGATGAGGTTTGGATGCTAGAACATGCAATTTATTCTATTTTGTCACCGGAAGGTTTTGCTAGCATATTATATAAAGATGCAAGTCTTGCTAAAGAAGCGGCTACTGCAATGAAAATAACAGCTCAGGATTTAATTGATTTTGGAATAATAGATAGAATTATAAAAGAGCCTTTAGGTGGGGCGCACACTAATTTAGATGAGATGGCGGCAAGTATTAAACGTAATTTAGAGGAGTCAATTGTTAGATTAATGCGGGAACCTATAGAATCTTTACTTACTAAGAGATATTATAAATTTAGAAAGATTGGTAAGGTAGTGGAATAA
- a CDS encoding DegV family protein — MSRTHSGTILVIDSGCDLSLDYIKQENIVPIGIICNFKGQAIEDDFGKNIIRKDFYDALRQGEMPTTSQINSQRYVEVFRKYVKEEKSIIYIALSSALTGTINSANIAIETILEEFPEADISIVDSKCASLGQGLLVHYAYEMLKKGNSKGEIVTWLEENKLKINHWFTVNDLNHLKRGGRISSSAAAVGTLLNIKPVLFVDNEGRLTPFSKCRGRKKAINTLVEKFKERTDPNKEQVIAISHGDCIEDALALEALVRENGNVKDVILNYVGTAIGSHTGPEILGLYFMGDER; from the coding sequence ATGAGTAGAACACACAGTGGGACGATTTTAGTGATAGATTCAGGATGCGATCTATCTTTAGATTATATTAAACAAGAAAACATAGTACCGATAGGAATAATATGTAATTTTAAAGGTCAAGCAATAGAGGATGATTTTGGGAAAAATATTATTCGTAAGGACTTTTATGATGCTTTAAGGCAGGGAGAGATGCCTACTACATCACAAATAAATAGTCAAAGATATGTAGAGGTTTTTAGAAAGTATGTGAAGGAAGAAAAATCTATAATATATATTGCTTTGTCTTCTGCATTAACAGGAACTATAAACAGTGCAAATATAGCAATAGAGACTATACTTGAAGAGTTCCCAGAGGCGGATATAAGTATAGTTGATAGTAAATGCGCAAGCCTTGGACAAGGACTGTTAGTGCATTATGCTTATGAAATGTTAAAGAAAGGAAATTCAAAAGGAGAGATAGTTACCTGGCTTGAGGAAAATAAACTTAAGATTAACCACTGGTTTACAGTTAATGATTTAAACCATTTAAAAAGAGGTGGAAGAATTTCAAGTTCCGCTGCAGCTGTTGGCACCTTGTTAAATATAAAACCAGTTTTGTTTGTGGATAATGAAGGAAGACTTACTCCTTTTTCTAAGTGTAGAGGTAGAAAAAAGGCAATAAATACCTTAGTTGAAAAATTTAAGGAAAGAACAGACCCAAATAAAGAGCAAGTTATTGCTATAAGTCATGGAGATTGTATTGAAGATGCATTAGCTTTAGAGGCTTTGGTTAGAGAAAATGGAAATGTTAAAGATGTTATTTTAAATTATGTGGGTACAGCAATAGGGTCCCATACAGGACCAGAAATATTAGGATTATATTTTATGGGTGATGAAAGATAA
- a CDS encoding small, acid-soluble spore protein, alpha/beta type, translated as MSHKNNKNSKDNKKANPKTKKELDKMRMETANEIGVSKESKKLGNETE; from the coding sequence ATGTCACATAAAAACAATAAAAATAGTAAAGATAATAAAAAGGCTAATCCAAAAACGAAAAAAGAATTAGATAAAATGAGAATGGAAACTGCCAACGAAATAGGTGTTTCTAAAGAATCTAAGAAATTAGGAAATGAAACAGAATAG
- the proC gene encoding pyrroline-5-carboxylate reductase, with protein MNKKIGFIGCGNMAKAMISGIVKSNLVSSQQVIASNPSDKSLNKVKEQYNILVTNDNKEVAEFSDILILAVKPYKYSEVIDEIKPYLKPTVVIVTIAAGVTLEYMSNTLGGAAKVIRTMPNTPAFVGAGMSALCSNKNITKEELQDVVNIFESFGKIEILEEKLIDVVPAVSGSSPAYVYMFIEALGDGAVLQGMPREKAYKMAAQAVLGAAKMVLETGEHPGKLKDDVCSPGGTTIAAVYTLEKNNFRGSVISAMESCTEKAIKMGEK; from the coding sequence ATGAATAAAAAGATAGGATTTATAGGCTGTGGTAATATGGCAAAGGCTATGATAAGTGGAATAGTAAAATCAAATTTAGTTTCTAGCCAACAAGTGATAGCAAGTAATCCATCAGATAAGAGTTTAAATAAGGTAAAAGAACAATATAATATTCTAGTAACTAATGACAACAAGGAAGTTGCTGAATTTTCTGATATATTAATTTTAGCTGTAAAACCCTATAAATACTCTGAGGTTATCGATGAAATAAAACCATATTTAAAGCCGACGGTAGTTATAGTAACTATAGCTGCAGGGGTAACTTTAGAATATATGAGTAATACACTCGGAGGCGCTGCAAAGGTTATAAGAACTATGCCAAATACTCCAGCGTTTGTTGGCGCGGGTATGAGTGCACTTTGTTCTAATAAAAATATAACTAAAGAAGAATTGCAAGACGTAGTAAATATTTTTGAAAGTTTTGGTAAGATAGAGATATTAGAGGAAAAGCTTATTGATGTAGTTCCGGCGGTAAGTGGCTCATCTCCTGCTTATGTTTATATGTTTATTGAAGCTTTAGGTGATGGGGCGGTACTTCAAGGAATGCCAAGAGAAAAGGCTTATAAAATGGCAGCGCAAGCAGTGCTAGGGGCAGCTAAAATGGTACTTGAAACAGGAGAACACCCAGGAAAACTTAAAGACGATGTATGCTCACCAGGTGGAACTACTATAGCGGCCGTATACACCTTAGAAAAGAATAATTTTAGAGGATCAGTAATTTCAGCTATGGAGAGTTGTACAGAAAAGGCAATTAAAATGGGTGAAAAATAA